A part of Rhopalosiphum maidis isolate BTI-1 chromosome 3, ASM367621v3, whole genome shotgun sequence genomic DNA contains:
- the LOC113558919 gene encoding THAP domain-containing protein 1 B-like isoform X1, with protein MEKKCSVIGCKTLMDKTDVKLHRFPLMNSETLSLWKTATGQSIEWEPTQYSGLCGNHFEKTEYITNDGKGALKPTAVPTIKYCADFMGYSKKKSLNACIDAEQMDKSVKDKPVNIKCQPTKDSYLKKMKTLKNKKQRSTKDYDLKLINQKIRLVKNVKNITSLLLEPLLFSVYIDDEMKKLKKHKEVYSTAKSQIKHVLKYEMLQVLGIKN; from the exons ATGGAGAAGAAGTGCAGTGTAATTGGTTGCAAAACCCTAATGGACAAAACCGATGTCAAATTACACAG atttcctTTAATGAATTCAGAAACACTGTCTTTATGGAAAACAGCTACCGGTCAGTCAATAGAATGGGAACCTACTCAATACAGTGGATTATGTGGcaatcattttgaaaaaactgaatatataactaatgatGGGAAAGGAGCTTTAAAACCAACAGCAGTCCCAACGATTAAATATTGTGCAGATTTTATG gGGTACAGCAAAAAAAAGTCACTAAATGCATGTATTGATGCAGAGCAAATGGATAAAAGTGTAAAAGACAAGCCAGtg AACATTAAATGCCAACCAACAAAggattcatatttaaaaaaaatgaagactttgaaaaataaaaaacaaagaaGTACTAAGgactatgatttaaaattgataaaccaAAAAATCCGTTtagtcaaaaatgtaaaaaatataacgtctTTGTTGCTAGAACCactattattttctgtttataTAGAtgatgaaatgaaaaaattaaagaaacatAAAGAGGTTTATTCTACTGCAAAATCTCAGATTAAACATGTATTAAAGTATGAAATGCTTCAGGTCttaggaattaaaaattag
- the LOC113558919 gene encoding uncharacterized protein LOC113558919 isoform X2, whose translation MNSETLSLWKTATGQSIEWEPTQYSGLCGNHFEKTEYITNDGKGALKPTAVPTIKYCADFMGYSKKKSLNACIDAEQMDKSVKDKPVNIKCQPTKDSYLKKMKTLKNKKQRSTKDYDLKLINQKIRLVKNVKNITSLLLEPLLFSVYIDDEMKKLKKHKEVYSTAKSQIKHVLKYEMLQVLGIKN comes from the exons ATGAATTCAGAAACACTGTCTTTATGGAAAACAGCTACCGGTCAGTCAATAGAATGGGAACCTACTCAATACAGTGGATTATGTGGcaatcattttgaaaaaactgaatatataactaatgatGGGAAAGGAGCTTTAAAACCAACAGCAGTCCCAACGATTAAATATTGTGCAGATTTTATG gGGTACAGCAAAAAAAAGTCACTAAATGCATGTATTGATGCAGAGCAAATGGATAAAAGTGTAAAAGACAAGCCAGtg AACATTAAATGCCAACCAACAAAggattcatatttaaaaaaaatgaagactttgaaaaataaaaaacaaagaaGTACTAAGgactatgatttaaaattgataaaccaAAAAATCCGTTtagtcaaaaatgtaaaaaatataacgtctTTGTTGCTAGAACCactattattttctgtttataTAGAtgatgaaatgaaaaaattaaagaaacatAAAGAGGTTTATTCTACTGCAAAATCTCAGATTAAACATGTATTAAAGTATGAAATGCTTCAGGTCttaggaattaaaaattag